From the genome of Ziziphus jujuba cultivar Dongzao chromosome 4, ASM3175591v1:
ACCACacgcaaaacaaaaaacaaaagaaaggatGATTCTGAGTACCCGAGATATCTTAGGAGAGTGAATGCGAGGCGAGTGATCAAATAAGTCTCTTTGGCAGCATGTTCGATTTCACGGCCAACAGCTTTGAGATGCCGAGGCGTACTAGGTCCGACGACGGACTTCGAAACGAGTCGTCGTCGGCTCTGATTCTTActatcaccaccaccaccaccaccacccgtAATAATCCGAGGAAGGAATGGCTTCTTATCGTCCTCCGTGCTTTCACCTCCCAACGACGACGAAATACGATCGGCCTCCTCGGTGGCCGTCGACatgacaaacaaaaaaaagtctcGCCGGAAAGGCAAAATGGATCGGATTCCCGTAacgcttctcttttttttctttttttttttttaaattcggGTCCCGCGTATGGTCGTAGTGGGATAAAACCTTATAgcaagaaggaaaaaataaataaataaataaatgaaaaatagggAAAGAGATTTCTAGTTCACGAATTTGTTCGTGGCGGTTTTTGCGTGTGGGAATGTAGGATCAGATACCATGCGCCTTTCGTGTCCGATTACTTTTTAAATATGACCGTTGAGTTGGCGCACTAAGAGACAAAAGTTGCGGATCTACCGGGGAAATTGTTAATGGGGTTCTCTTTTTTCACCGCTCAAATCAACGTCATCATCCCTCCCGACTTTACAAAAAACAATCGAATCGCTCACATCGAATATCTTAATCTTTGAGCCCTACTTTACGTGGGACCGGCCCCATATGATCACCGTCCCcccactttttttatttttatttttttttaaatttacattttgggaaaataaaacgttaaatattaaataattaatagcaTTTGGCAATCTAGAACCGAAAGACATGCATGCAAATGCAGGGCAGGCGAAGAGGTTTGTGTGTGGAAAAACGTGGCAAGTGAATAGCAAAAAGACTCCTTCCGAGGCTTGTGTCATAAACCCCATGCTCCAATCACTGCATGACACAACATAATCTAATATAGCATACCAGCattctatttataataattttaaaatatcaaattaaaactcaaaaaaaaaattataaaaagaaaaaagaatattttgttttttttttgggtgtcgACATTAGTGTCAAAATCATTCAATTTCGAATATGTCTTTGTTGTGGCAAGAGAAGAGAAGACTTTAGACATttctaatagttttttttattagactTTATACGATATTAATTTTGGAaagtatctatatttatatagtattttttttaataattaatattttaaataatttttttaataaattttatttaaaatgttctaaaatgttaatttataattttttattttaaaattatatttgattaaaaaaattagaaactcacacaagatttttttttaaataaaaataaataaaatattaaatcagcTTGTTTAAcagaattttcataaataaatagtatacttcacagtttttattttttttattgtcacagaattaatatacaaaattattaaaaaaaaaatttttttaattttatttatttatctgacAAAcgatttttaaatggaaatgCTATTCCCATGTTTTAGACTGTCGCTTGCAGCCTTCAATTTCGACTGCAAAACCTTATAAGATAAGGTTAAAAGGGTCTTACACGTGTATAAccatataaaaatgttattcCTCAATTATTAATGGAATTCACATGCTCatctgaaaattttaattataaccaCATAATCATCCAACCATTTAATTATCACTAATAATCCATATGCACGTATATCAATTAAATTGCTACCCGTTATACTCTACTTTCCCATATTAAATTTGaagttttcaaataataataataataaataaatacaaattatttTCCATTGCCATGTCAACAAATTTCACCAGTGATGATcattataaagataaataataatttagcgTGACGTGCACAACTAGGACTTCCAATTCTCACAGTGTGTAGATTAAACGAAAAGTCATTGCTAAAATTTCTTAGGACACATAATAAGACTTCCCTCgtttttttcttggtaataAATAACACTTCCGTCTTGCTCTTacaatttatgttttatttgtgGTAGGATATGATTCATTTGCTGGAGGTTAGGTTTCATAGCCAGCCAACCAGCCATGTGTGGGTATGGTTCACACGGGAATTTGTGGAATATTGTGGAGTATGATGTCAGATAATAGTGAAATTACAGGCATAATGAGGTAAAGAGATTTGAATGGACTtgacattaattaaatattctttgGATGAAATTGTGAaactttgaaaacaaaaaaaaaaaaaaccaaaacatgtTGATTGTTGATGCGCTTCTTTTGAAAAGGCAGAGCATGTTTTTCCTTTTAACTTCAATATTGTTGTCCCACACAACTCTTATACCATACTCTACCCATTTGCCaactttatattatatattatataatatcaaattCTAAATACCAAACTCATATATTAATTATGGTGGAAGACCACAGCTGGAACTGCGAGGACTATGCGGACTTTAGTGTAAACCTCAGCAGGGTATATAGTACTCCTGCGAAAGCTTTGTTAAATATTATCTAAGATAGTAATTGAACTTGAAACTTTAATATCTACATATGTATGAATCAGATGACAATTAtcctatttaatttatattataagtcTGTCAACATCGATAATACCATCTTTCATGCTATTATGTTTGTAATTACATATTTGTATCTTGATTGTCacctttttgttatattttatatataattattaaattgattttggtatgattgaattattttttatgtaagaTGGGatcttaatattttgatttcttttcataaaatctaatattttgtcataattatatCATAGACTAATCAAATTACAGATAAAGCAGTGTCAAACCACCTTCACATCTCAACCTAAAATTATGTtataaaatctgaacttaaacaataaaaacagcCAGCCCAAACCCGAGAAAAGCTCAAAAACTTTTATACCAATTGAGTTTGGGAACCAAAGTCTGTAATGACCTCAAATCCTGCCTACCTTTCCCTAAGTttatttttacctgaatatcgattaagaaaaataattcaacAAGCAAGTCTCCAGGTGTGATTATCACCATTTTAGTCACATGGTATCAGCAATTCAAAAGCGCTGCAAAAGGGGTGAATGCAAAATTGTGTATGTACAAACCTCATCAAGCAATAGCAAAATTGTCATTTATCACCTTAAAGGGCTAACAACCCAACCAGTAATCGGACTCTGCTTACGAACTCTAATTTTCTTATGAGAACCGCTCTGCAACCGTTCCAGCACTGCATATGTAATTGAATCCGGTGTCAGCCCCTGCTGCTTAAGTTTAGCATACAAATCAACTGCCTCAGCAGTTCTCCCACACCTCTCGAGGCAATCAAGTAAAATGTTGTATGTTACAATGTTTGGATAGCAGCCTTCGGCAATCATCTCATCAAACAACCTGCTGGCCATCTCCACTTTATCTGTCTTGCCAAAGCACTCGATGAGAGTGCTGTATGTAACCACATCAGGACTCAATCCTTTCTCTTGCATCTCCTTAAATCTCATATGTGCTTCATCTAGATCACCATTCTTCCCTAGGCAGTTGATCAAAGAATTGTAAGAGATAATATCAGGTTTGCAATTGCTGTTCTCGAGTTCTTCAAAGAATTTAACAGCCTCAGCAACTTTACCGACTCTACCAAAGCTGGATATCAGAATATTGTAGGTAAATATGTCTGGTGAAGGGCCATCACGTTTCATCTTCTCAtaaagctcaattagatgaggtATTTGCTTCAACTTTCCAAGAGCTGAGAATACTGTGTTATACATGATAGTGTCAGTAGTTATCCCTTTTTCATGAATCTTGCTCAGAAGGTCAATAGCCTCTGTTGTTTTACCTGCACTGCATAAACTATCCAACATGGACACATAAGAATCCCTATCTCCCTTCTCGTGTAAAGTCCACATGTTGCAAAATAGCCGGTGAGCTTCACTAGCATGTCCCAATTTGCTTAGTGTCCGTACAAGGTAAGCATATATGGACTTGGTCATGTATTTCTTTGATATTTCCACAACCTCATCTAATCTACCAAGCTGCCCTTCAGCAACCAAGACATTCAAAATAACACTGTATGTAAATTCATTGGGTCTACAATTGTTCTCCACCATTTTTGAGAAGAGAAGGATGGCCTTTCCAGCCATCCTGTTCCTAGCTAAGGCCTGGATCATAGtattaaaagcaattaagttaGGAATGCAGCCCTTTGATATCATTTCCTGAAAAAGTTCCAAGGCCTCATGAGCTTTACCCATTTTTCCAGTCATTCTAATCATAATTGTATACGTAAACTCATCGGGTTCACAATGCTTCCTTTTCATGTCTTCATAAACCTTGTAAGCCAGGTCAACCTGCCAAGATACTGCACATCAGGTGATTAGGATCCATTGAAAGCTACATCTACTTCAGACATTAATGGAAAATTTCAATCAATAAATCAACTAGGAAAAGTAACATTCCATTCTTTGTCTTacatttatttcaattacatCTCTAACTTCAGCATGGTTAATGGGTACTTTTTTAAGATTCACGAAGAAAACTATGCATAAGCTATAAGCAACCTTACAAGCCTTCTGCTTTGATGTCacgacatataataataataataaataaaatgagccTTTTGGTCGGCAGATAGAATCACACAATATACATTTCCCTAGTCTGCATACCAACTTCAATCCTTTCCATTTTCAAGCACATTTCAAAGAAATGTTCATTTGGCTCTATAAACCAAACTGATGCTATTTCTGGCACAAACCTACAATCAAACCAGAAGCTACAATGTTCAGCAAAATGTATTGCCAGACTTCATAAATATTAGCATACCATAGCTAACTATATTTTCCAGTTTAACAATGAGTAATTAATCAAAAATTGCAGACGTATaacaaaccccaaaaaaaacaataggcaatgagaaccaaaaaaaaaaaatggaaccttTTCATCTTTGGCCAACGCATCCAAAAGCATGTTATATGCAAATATATCCAAATTGTAACCACGCCTTCGCATTTCCAAATACGTATGGAAAGCATTGGAGGAATCACGGGACCGCAAATAGGCCTGAAGCAAGCACTTGTAAGTGTACGAGTTCATCTTCAGCTCCCATTTCTCCACCAAACCCAAGCACCTTTCCAGGTCCTCACTCCGTCCAAACAACCCGATCAGGATGTTGACCATCGAGATCGTCCCAGGCATTTTGAACCCTTCCAACTCCGAGAGGATCGACCGGACCAGGTCGAGCCGGTCCGAAGATGTGGACTTGGAGAGTATGAGGAGTAGGCGGGTGTAGGTGGAGGAGTCGTGTCGGAAATCCGGGGAAAGAGAGGGGCAGAATCGGAAGAAGCGGAGGGCGAGGCGGGGGTTGTTCAGGGATTTGAGGATTTCGGAGACTTCCAAGGTggtgagggagagagagagggaggacaAGTAGTCAGAGAGCTCGGAGAAGGGGTCTGACGTGGCGGAAGGGGATTGGTGGAGGAGGATGCGGGTGGCTTTGCAAATGAGGTCGCGGCGTGGCAGAGCGTAGCCTCGGATATCAGTGGGATGTGGCAGTGGAGGTGTGACCTCCGCAGAGAGGGACCGACCGGTTGGGGAGGTGGAGGTAATCTTGGCCGTGTATTTGGTGGCATAGTGGCGTTGTGTGGCTGCGCCAGTGACAGTGCCGGCGAGGTTGAGTTTTATATGGTAGCAGCCGCGGTGGGGCTGAAGCCTCACCCTCATGTTGGTTACTGATAGGTCATCGAGAGGGTGAGCATACTATGCGCTACATATTCCACATATTAATTaaacatgaaattttttatccaaaaaaaatgaaattcctttttttccttgtttttgttgataaaatatgaaattcattttattcgtaaaaataataatagtaatgacaaatCTATTAAATTCTTTGCATTTTACTTTGCTATTATGAATTTTAGCATTTTATGTTCGTACTGAATTATTTAGGCAGCCGaaaaaatgtatcatttttCACATTATAATGCAAAGTTCAACCCCAAGCGTTGGATTAGGACTCCCAAGGGTCAAGATTGGCTATTGCCTGCCTTGACTCAACTCATGcgattaattaatatttcatttattcatatttttatctaatttcatcactaaataaattttagcTACTTCTAACCATCAAAATTATACTAAGTTACCCGTACAAAATATCTATTTTCTCAATTTGAATTGAAGGATTGAGAAACAGAGAGCAAGACGTGCACCCAAGCCGTTGTGGATTGAATATCGAACAATTTTCATACAACAAAATCAGCAATTAAGGTTCCATTTTGGAAGAATATTCGTAGTAGTGGTAGATCATTTGGGTTTGTAAATTTATCATCAAAAAAACAACCTTGCTAAAAAGGCTTTATCCATGTAGAATCAAAACGGCCACTTGGTCATATATCTGCTATATCAGTTCTTCTTTCAAATGAAAATAGTTCGTTAAGTATCCCCACATATCTCCTTCTCTCTTTATCTTCTTCCACTTCCAATCAGCAGCATCTACCTGAACCACCATCTCTGAACAGCAGAAAGAGGGGAATTTAAGAATGGAGCATAGCGGTTGATGAGCGGATTGACAGCCCTCCCTATCTTGCCCCACACGTTGTGGTGATATCCAGCAGTTACAGGGGCATGATACATGAGCTTCAGTAGCTGCAATAGTGACCCATAGGAAGGAAGATGTTAGCTTGTCACACTGTTTTcgtaattaatttcaaaagagATGGAAAAGCAATATGGTTTGAACCAAAACAACAATAGTTCTATTTATACACAGCGAAAAAATCTACTAGGGCCTTTAAAGAAAGAATAAAGAGGTCACCACTTAAAAAGAAAGGTGTATAGTTTTCAGAAAATGGATCTCAACAATCAATGAGAAAAAATTATGTTGACGAACTAGCAAACTGTGTGAACAAGTGCATGATTCAACATAACATAGACAAGTTTGCTCCACTAAGCAaaccattttatattttgacaAGAGAAGAATTTCAGACCTGCCAATACATGAACGTTTGTATAATGTTGCGCTGCCACCTGCATAAATAACATCATATTAGAAGTTGAATACTTAAGTGAACAAAATCATAGCAAAGTAAAGCAATAAAAGGTTTTATGCATAGAAAAAGATAAAGATTCCGAGAACTGATAAGAACAAATTTaagcgcaaaaaaaaaaaaagaactgacgagaacaaagagataatcaGGAGGAAGCCAAGTCCAATCTCAGTGTGGGATGTGAGTATGCTGAGAGTAGTTGTATTCGACTCTACCCAAACACAAGGATCCTCCAAGTACTTCCTGTTCAACACCAAAGGACAAACAATGTtatcctaaaaataaaatatcaagcaCCAAAAGATATTAACCCATGCTTCAGATAATAATTTAAGCAAAGGGGGGGGAATAGAGTTCTATAACTACTGTAGATAAAAGAGGCTGGAAAATCTATCACCACTCCACTCACCCAATCcccataacaaaaattataaataaaatctgCATCTAGAAATATCTTCTAATGTGAGACTCACCCACAAGTAAAACATCTAAAGAAATAAAGTACTCAAGAAGGTGGAAGATGGCCTATCTAACCAAAGTACAAAACTCAACATAAAGCATCCACATACATTAGATGCATTTGATAGTTATCATTAAGCTAGACTGAACATCAAAATATAAGGATGTACATCACGTAAAATAATTCTAAAAGTTCCAAGAATCATCATGCCTCAGATATGCCCAAACAGTCAATTAGTAAAAGATAATTATGGTTTATCATATATGGGGGGAAAAAGGTTTACCAAGGAGAAGGCAGATATAAAATATGCATAAAATTGATGGAATCAAGTAAAATCAGAAACTAATTAAACAAAGGTTCATAAATTTCTACCTGTACAAGGAGGACCGATTGAAATTGCGTCTAAGGAACTTAGCAACTTGATCAAGAGCTCGACATAAAACAGGAATCAAAGCAACTGCAATAAAGATCACATCATTACACTAGACACACTCAAAAGGAGCTCAACATAGGTGTAAAAAAAACGCAACAGAACTTGAAGAACAAGACATGCTCACGTTTAAGGCAAAGATGTGAAGTGACAAAGGAAAGACAGTAAATGAAGTAGATAAAATCTTTGGTTGCAAGTATTGACTGAAAGTAGACTTGCAAAGCCTGTAAGTTCCAAGCCCTGGGTTTCTGAAACAATAAAAGAGAAGTTACAAATAGGGCAAAAAGATTTAGAGCAATTGAGAATTAAAAAGTTGGTCGACAAATAACTTACTCCATATAGTGAGTACAAGGAGTACAGAGAAGAACATGCAGTGCCCATAAAGGAAAGACGATATGCCCTATGCGAAAGATGTCTAGGTACCAGTGGAAAAATAGCAAGCACAGCCACAACAAACACCTGAAGGAGAAAGCAAAGTAAATAGAATCAATATGAACAGAAAATATTCtctaaggaaaagaaaacacaGCAGATTAGAAAGGTGCTATACATGTGAcacttaattttcaaataaaaatagtatacTAAGCTTATTTTTAACATACAAACAGTCACCTAAAACATAACTTATTTAAACGTTAACAAAACTTATGATAAGCAGTACAACCACATAATACCTTGCTTTCAAAGGAAAAATATCATTTCTTgcaaaagtaataaataagcaATAATTAAACAGAAAAAGTACATTTAACTGTCAAAAATTTCTCCCTGATTTTAGAATTTTCAGATTCCAGTAAGGTAAAAGTCTAACTGAATATAATAAGAGGATGAAAAGAAGGATGTCTTGCATAAGTAGATTCCTAAATGTGCACTTTTATGTAAACTTGTTTGTAAGTGTAAAAGCATGAATGGATAAATTTCATACCCAAGCATTGACAGAAAATTGAATGGTTTGTCGATCCCAACGAAGAGAAGTTGGGTTGGGACCAGCAGGTGCTGATGTACCAGAAGTTCTTGCAGCCGAGCCTGCATATATAAGTTTTAGCTTCGATCCAGCATAAGCAAGTGCAACAAAACAATCAGAATAATAATTTCTAACAGGTGAAAGAAAACGGTTTTCTACCTGAGCTCTGTGAACGTGGTTGCTCATTTGTCAGTGGTGTTTGAGTCGAAGATGATGCTGGCCGTCTTGCTGGCTGAGAAGTACTGCCAGAAGACATTGGCTCTACGACAAGATCAGGATCCTGTAGTGGACATTCAGGTCTTAAGTAaataaagatgtaaaatttaagaTAATGCTCAATTAAATGATAAAACAGATAAAGTGATTGGCCATGCTTCCATAGCTTCCAAAAATCATCAGTATCAACCAacaaagcaatatatataatatggaacCACAACCACCCTCCTTACTGCATAGCCATTCAACCAAGTACTTTGCCTTCTTTGGTGCATTCATGAAGGACCACAGCTTTTGTTTTTGAAGTTCATGAACAAGGGAAGTAATACAGACAAGCTTTGATGAAATATGTAAAGGGAACtaaacaaaaaatgatataacctaTATTCACAAGTCTCAATACACCACATAATCATCGACAGCAGTGCACgtgaaagaaaattaagaaaagaagtATGCTAAACCCAATACTAACCCAATACTCTCCAAGAGTCAAAGCCCCACAAACAAACAAtatcaaacccaaaaaacaaaaacgaaaaaaaaaaaaaaaatgcatatatatatatatatatataatattaatcattCACTCCAGAATAAGAGCAAGAAATACGGACCACATAGAACGCAAATAATTCTAGGAGCTTTTCGGATCAAACACCACCCCAAAAAAAGGCAAAACCCCAGACAGCAGGAGAGCTAAGATAATCCCAGATAAAAATTACACATCAAAATTTCCAATAAAATTCCACTGCTCATAGCAGCACATAGCAAATTATACTATTATCATGaacaagagaagaaagaaaaaggaaacaaataaaCAACCCCAGACGAAGAATTCGAGAACAAAAtgtcaaaatcaaaaaattcCGATCTCAAACGACCTAATTAAGCATAAACCGATAGAACCCAGATAAAACCCATTCGTATGCGTGCGAATCTTAGGAAAGAAAGCAAATAATCAAGCAAGCAATATTTGGgtgtatttgcatatataaaattaatcagaTAGAATACACGTGGAAGTGAAGGATAattgggggagagagagagagagagagagagagagagtacggACGATGTATTTCTGGTAAAACTTGCGCTTGAAGTGGTCAACAACGTCTGAGCGAGAGGACATACTGGGAGGGATGAGGATGTTGGCCCAGTAGTCCGCCCATCGTGAGTCGTTCTCGTAGTCGTAATGCGCCGCCGCTATCCTCTTCACCTTCTGtgggtcctctctctcttcccccattttttctttgtctttctaCAGAGATTACGACTTGTTGCTCCGAATACCCAAACTCTCCCTTTTAACCCAACCCCCCCACTACTTCTTCACTCTCACTCTTTCTCTGTCTGTGAAAAAAGATGACGAAGACTCGGACGGAGACGAAATGACCACGATTCTTCCTCGTGTTTTCTATACGGTGTCGTTTTCTAACTTTGGCATCgattaatttcttcttcttattttttattttttatttttttgtcttttttgctttttccgtATGGCTTTAAATAGAGCGATTGGTTATTGGTTGGAGAtgtttggcatttttttttttttaataatttgaagcaatatttggacttttttttttttttttttttgaaacgaaGCAATATATGGACATTAACCTcaaaaaattttctaattaatttaatttttaagcaTTTGGATTCCTACTCTTTCTtgtcatttttcaaaaaaaaacctTTGCTAAAATAAGGATGATAAACCATAAAAACGATTTACTGTTATGAAATATGAGGATATACACATTACACATAAATCAACATGGATAAATATTCACTAAGAGGTTCATCCCTAATCTTAAAAATTAGTATATATAAAGGGTCGGTCCGAAtgtctataattttttatcaaaaaaaatgttgttaatACTACATCATACAATTCTCTTATGTGCAcagtttaaaaaattagaactttcatcaaaatttttataaaatttttattttttaaatatattagaaggaaatttaattcataaatagaaacaaatataattttcataatatttatcgaaatttttgatatttcttcataatttttatggaaatttttatcataatatccacatcaaattcttcataattttattaaaaaatctataattcctATGAAATATTCAGaaatttgtataaaaattttgaaaatatttatgattttttcgttaaatttttttatttaattttttttaaatattattaacgtttagtaaaactttttgctaaattaatattattaataatttttttctacattttaATTGGCTTTTAAtaattaggcaaataaaaaaatcacattcAATAAACAATGTCCAACATTATATTAGACAAGTTTATCTATCATATTTTTAGAGAAAATTATTATCACAAGTTACAAATTTACTtacgtattattatttttttacaataataaatataatatttgtataaataataaatataatatttatataaatattataaaatagataaaaattagaacgtagacaaaaattgaaaggtgtataaaaaatatatttttgcaaaacaatatttgaaatttcaatgTCGATAGTACTTATACATGCAAACTTAgctcttaaatatttatatcaactatatgaaaaattatcaagaaaaaatatcttttaataattattttttatattttaaaatgaaaataaagaagattcaaataattttcaacaatCCAAAAGTGACATTtacaaaatataatgtaattataataattgttctatatatcttaattaataaataatctgattaaatagataaattttttatattttttattaaaaatattatattttaaacaattaacaatttattataaattcactgattaaaaaaaatataatattcattcaatatttttttataattttaataattaatttgataattaattaattaaataacttAATCCTAAAgttctaataaaaatttttattttttaaaataaattttttaaaatcaatttttataaatttttattgatatcaaAATTTCTATCGAcactgaaattttaaattttaaaatatacacatatataataatatatgaaatCATACGGCTTACTCACTAGGTACATATAACAACATATATGAAATTCTGCAATTTACTCTCTATTTTCTCTATTTCTATATCTCTATATTTTGTCTATATTGcattattttacaatatttactaaattttcattgttaaaaaattatttttacatgttaaaatatcctttttttctatattttatttccgaaattgaaaataacttaattattacattttttttaaaatttttaaaacaaaaataaatcttcATTTTTGATAATACGATCCC
Proteins encoded in this window:
- the LOC107416472 gene encoding pentatricopeptide repeat-containing protein At1g51965, mitochondrial, which codes for MRVRLQPHRGCYHIKLNLAGTVTGAATQRHYATKYTAKITSTSPTGRSLSAEVTPPLPHPTDIRGYALPRRDLICKATRILLHQSPSATSDPFSELSDYLSSLSLSLTTLEVSEILKSLNNPRLALRFFRFCPSLSPDFRHDSSTYTRLLLILSKSTSSDRLDLVRSILSELEGFKMPGTISMVNILIGLFGRSEDLERCLGLVEKWELKMNSYTYKCLLQAYLRSRDSSNAFHTYLEMRRRGYNLDIFAYNMLLDALAKDEKVDLAYKVYEDMKRKHCEPDEFTYTIMIRMTGKMGKAHEALELFQEMISKGCIPNLIAFNTMIQALARNRMAGKAILLFSKMVENNCRPNEFTYSVILNVLVAEGQLGRLDEVVEISKKYMTKSIYAYLVRTLSKLGHASEAHRLFCNMWTLHEKGDRDSYVSMLDSLCSAGKTTEAIDLLSKIHEKGITTDTIMYNTVFSALGKLKQIPHLIELYEKMKRDGPSPDIFTYNILISSFGRVGKVAEAVKFFEELENSNCKPDIISYNSLINCLGKNGDLDEAHMRFKEMQEKGLSPDVVTYSTLIECFGKTDKVEMASRLFDEMIAEGCYPNIVTYNILLDCLERCGRTAEAVDLYAKLKQQGLTPDSITYAVLERLQSGSHKKIRVRKQSPITGWVVSPLR
- the LOC107416473 gene encoding uncharacterized protein LOC107416473 isoform X2, translating into MSSGSTSQPARRPASSSTQTPLTNEQPRSQSSGSAARTSGTSAPAGPNPTSLRWDRQTIQFSVNAWVFVVAVLAIFPLVPRHLSHRAYRLSFMGTACSSLYSLYSLYGKPRAWNLQALQVYFQSILATKDFIYFIYCLSFVTSHLCLKLALIPVLCRALDQVAKFLRRNFNRSSLYRKYLEDPCVWVESNTTTLSILTSHTEIGLGFLLIISLFSWQRNIIQTFMYWQLLKLMYHAPVTAGYHHNVWGKIGRAVNPLINRYAPFLNSPLSAVQRWWFR
- the LOC107416473 gene encoding uncharacterized protein LOC107416473 isoform X1, which gives rise to MGEEREDPQKVKRIAAAHYDYENDSRWADYWANILIPPSMSSRSDVVDHFKRKFYQKYIDPDLVVEPMSSGSTSQPARRPASSSTQTPLTNEQPRSQSSGSAARTSGTSAPAGPNPTSLRWDRQTIQFSVNAWVFVVAVLAIFPLVPRHLSHRAYRLSFMGTACSSLYSLYSLYGKPRAWNLQALQVYFQSILATKDFIYFIYCLSFVTSHLCLKLALIPVLCRALDQVAKFLRRNFNRSSLYRKYLEDPCVWVESNTTTLSILTSHTEIGLGFLLIISLFSWQRNIIQTFMYWQLLKLMYHAPVTAGYHHNVWGKIGRAVNPLINRYAPFLNSPLSAVQRWWFR